The following nucleotide sequence is from Bacteroidota bacterium.
CCGGATATTATCTCCTACGATTGAAGCGATCCTCATCGGGCACTTTTTACCCGTAGACGAGGATTATATTACCCGTCATGACGTGTATTCTCACGCTATGGCTGGCAACATCCGCTCGAATCCCGAGCGCGTCGACGGGCACATTTTAACCCGTCCTCTGTTATCAACGGAACTACAGGGCATCGATTTGTACCCTGACAACATTGAATCTCCCCCCGCCGCTTATCACAGTTGAGGGGTTTATTAATTACGGGATTGGACTCCCTTTACATTATCGATGAAAGAACAACCTATGAAACTACGAACGAGCATTTTGTTCTTTGCCGCGTGTCTGTGTTTGAGCAGCCGTGCATTCGGCCAATCGGGGCCGGACCAACAACAGACGACTCCGGCCGCACCTCAAGGCGATAGCACGAGCGGGTGGAAGATCGTCTATACCTACCCATACCTTCCGGCAGGATATACTCTCGGTGGCCTTCAGTTTCCATCGAAAGATACCGGATATGTCTTCGGCTGGAACGGGGCGAACGCCGTTCTTCTCAGAAGCACGGACCAAGGGTTGACGTGGGATAGTCTACCCACGCCATTACCCGGCGACATCGTGTTTGTTAGTTCGCTCGTAGGCTATGCTTGCGCTCACGACCCAAACGACAAGACCGTTTGGAAAACGATAGACGGCGGCATGAGTTGGCAATCGTTCAATCGCGCTTCAGTTGCTTCCGGCCCAATGACATTCGCATGTGTCGATACAGGAGTAGTGTTTGGGTTTGCGAAGAATGTCCGTACGTCTGACGGCGGCAAGACATGGAATGAGGTGAATGCAGCTATCGGGCTTGCACCGAATGCAGGATGCTTCGGGGATAAGCTAACTGGGTATGCCGTCGGAGCAATGACACCGTACCCCGAGCATTTCGACTGGCCGGATGCGGGGTACTGTGAAAAGTCAACCGATGGAGGGCTCACATGGAAACAAGTGTATACAGGTATTTCCCACGAAATTTGGTGTTGCAAGGCAATCGGCACAGATCTAATTTTCGTGGGAGGGAATGCTTTTGTTGCTCGATCCACAGATGGCGGAGCAAACTGGGGGGATCTCAACCAATCGATCGGCCTAGCAGAAGCCATATCCTTCTCCAGTATTCAACACGGGATTGTAGTTGGAACTGATGGCAACAGCCATGGGATGATTCTTATGACCAATGACACCGGGCGGACATGGCAACCGTCTTACCTACCGAACGCTCCTGCACTATTTGGTATAGCATGTCTAAATGACAGTGTTGCTCTCATTTGTGGAGATGGTATTATCTACCGAACGACCACAGGTGGGCTCCCTTCTGGCGTTCAACAACCGCCGACGATCGATCTGGGTGTGCAGGTCTATCCAAATCCCACCCCCGGAGCCTCTACGATCCAGTACACACTGCCATCGGCGACATCGGTGTCATTCCGATTCACCGATGCGCGAGGGGTCATCGTCTCCATTACCGCTCCACAACTACAGGATGCCGGGATGCACACACAGATGTTCGACGGTTCACAACTTCCTAACGGCGTCTACTACTTTACCCTGTCCACCACACAGGGTATAGCCACTGGTTCGATCACGGTCCAACGATAAGGAGAACCTACACATGAAAACGATCAATCGCGCACTGCGCCTAACGGGAGTATTGTTTATTCTGATATCGCGTATCTTCGTTTCGGAATCGTTGGCACAGATCGTCGTTCCGAAAGGATGGGAGGGTAAGCACAATATTCGATTTATGATGTTCATGGGAGGTAGCGAACAATGGCAGTCCTCCGATACCGCACAGTTACACAAGC
It contains:
- a CDS encoding T9SS type A sorting domain-containing protein; amino-acid sequence: MKLRTSILFFAACLCLSSRAFGQSGPDQQQTTPAAPQGDSTSGWKIVYTYPYLPAGYTLGGLQFPSKDTGYVFGWNGANAVLLRSTDQGLTWDSLPTPLPGDIVFVSSLVGYACAHDPNDKTVWKTIDGGMSWQSFNRASVASGPMTFACVDTGVVFGFAKNVRTSDGGKTWNEVNAAIGLAPNAGCFGDKLTGYAVGAMTPYPEHFDWPDAGYCEKSTDGGLTWKQVYTGISHEIWCCKAIGTDLIFVGGNAFVARSTDGGANWGDLNQSIGLAEAISFSSIQHGIVVGTDGNSHGMILMTNDTGRTWQPSYLPNAPALFGIACLNDSVALICGDGIIYRTTTGGLPSGVQQPPTIDLGVQVYPNPTPGASTIQYTLPSATSVSFRFTDARGVIVSITAPQLQDAGMHTQMFDGSQLPNGVYYFTLSTTQGIATGSITVQR